GACATGCTGCTTCAGGGTGTAGTCCCGCTCCACCATGTCCCTGCTGCTATCCAGTTTCCGTAATTCATCTTCCAGGTAGCGGACGTCAAGTTTCGTGTAATCCTTCATCTTTTCTGTAAGTTCCTTGTCCGACTTTATTTTTTCAACGAGCTGCCGGAGGCTCGTGTATTTATCCCGATTCTTCTCGACCGTCTCCAAGTCCTCCAGTTCTTTCTGCAGCTGTTCCCCATCCAGTTCCCGGACGCGCTTGATCACATCCTCGGACTGGCGTTCCTCCTGGAAGATGGTCAGAAGTTTCTTGAGCACTGAACCTTGATCTTTCCCGGTAGCGCCACCGGGAAGTTGCGCCGCACTGGGAAATTGGGTAGCGCCATCGGGGAATTGGACAGTACCACCGGGGAATTGGGCAGCGCCACTGGGGAATTGGGCGGCGCTACCGGGGAATTGGGCAGCGCCACCGGGGAATTGGATAGCGCTACCGGGGAATTGGGCAGCGCTACCGGGAAGTTGGGGGCTCTTCGCTCTAATATCCGCCCCCGTGAGTTCCCGGTCAGAGATACGATCCCTTTCCTTTCTTAACCGCTCCACAAGCTGGAGGGCATCGTCATTCTCCTTTTTGATTTTTTCCCGGTACCAATCGTTGAGAAGGGATTTCGTCTCCGGCCCGCCCGCGTAAATCAGGGCGTTCAGGATCGTGTCGAAGGCGCTGACCGTGTAGGCGCCGGGCTGCTTCACCGCCCCGACAACGAACACGGTGATGCTGCGCAGCTCTCCCATTGTCACGCTGGCGCTCACGCCGAGGACGGATTCCACTTCCTTGCGGATGGCGGCCACGACCTGCTTGTAGGTCTGGCCGGCCACATTGATGCTGCCGACCTGGGGGATGTAAACGCTGCCGTTGCGCTGCACCGTCAGGGTATAGGTCTCATTCAGCCGCCCCCAGACATTCACTACTATGTCATCATCGGGTCCGACGACATAGTCGAGGGTAACGGGCATGTTTGTCGGTGGAGAGAAGGAAGTTGGACCGGCGGAAAAGAGCTGCTGCCCGAAAACCTTCAGCTCCTCGGGGGGCAGAATACCCTTTTCCTGAATAAGTGTTTCCAGCATCGGATAGGTGAGGTCGGCCTTTTCTGGTACGGCCGCCGTTGTATCTCCCGTGGAGCCGGCCGGTTTTTTCGCCTCGGTGCCAAGTCTTTTGGCTTCGCCGTTCTTCTTCGTCGCCGGAGTTTTGCCGCGCAGATCCGGGAGGCTCTGCAGGTATTTACCGAGGTCCGGCAGCGCCGCATCCAGTGCGAAAACGTTAAGGGATGTGGCCAGAAGAAGAGCCACCGACAGAATCCATATCCAATTTCTAAGAGATTTATTCATTTTTCTCACTTTCATGCTCGCCTCCGGAAGCGGAGGGCGTTCCGCAGATTTGCCAGGCGCTCCGGGTCCTCATTTCTCTTCATATTATTCAGATATTCCAGAAAAAAGGCCAGGAAGATCGCGATAAAGAAGGCCACGACCACCGACAGGAGGCAGATCTGCGCCCGCTTGGGCTTGAATTTCTTCTCCGGCACAAAGGCCGGATCAATAATATTAAAGCTGTAATATCTCTGGACCGTGGCTAAAGCCTCTTTCTCGATCTGCTTGGCAATCACCTCGTAGAGACGGTTTTTGAGCATCGGGTCCGTCGTCTTGGCTAATTGCGTGCCGAGCTGCGCCTGTTGGGCAGCGGCATCGGTGAGCGTCTGCTGCCGCAGGAATTCGCTCAGGCCCACCACGTAGTAATTGAGGATGGTTTGGGCCAGTACGGGGTCTTTATGCTCGATGCTCAGTTGCATGACGTTTTGTTTCTTGTTGGGCGTTATTTTCAACAGGCCCTGCATGGCCAGGCGTGCATCCTCCAAAGTGAAGGGATCTTTGCCACCGGGTTTTTTCTCCGGCGTTACTCCAAGCATCCCCCGTACGAACTCGATCAGATTCTGAAGGGCCGAGGGCTTCCCGACCTTCCAGCGCTTGTTTTCGGCATCCCAGGACTTCTCGAAGAGGATTGGCAACAGATCATATTTTATGACGATGCCGTTGGTGAGATCGCGGCTTTTGAGGACAACTTCGAACTGATCGAGGGAGCCGGTACCGCCGATCCCC
This DNA window, taken from Deltaproteobacteria bacterium, encodes the following:
- a CDS encoding Wzz/FepE/Etk N-terminal domain-containing protein, whose protein sequence is MKEEPTRSKTEETASACPSPVIAQGTPGQSPPWSPGHGAYSDLPEEEDEINLLDLFIVLLKHKVMIFSVVLLAGIMAVVISIQMPNIYRSEITISPTTQEKTGGALSALGGFASMIASDMGIGGTGSLDQFEVVLKSRDLTNGIVIKYDLLPILFEKSWDAENKRWKVGKPSALQNLIEFVRGMLGVTPEKKPGGKDPFTLEDARLAMQGLLKITPNKKQNVMQLSIEHKDPVLAQTILNYYVVGLSEFLRQQTLTDAAAQQAQLGTQLAKTTDPMLKNRLYEVIAKQIEKEALATVQRYYSFNIIDPAFVPEKKFKPKRAQICLLSVVVAFFIAIFLAFFLEYLNNMKRNEDPERLANLRNALRFRRRA